The following are encoded in a window of Peromyscus maniculatus bairdii isolate BWxNUB_F1_BW_parent chromosome X, HU_Pman_BW_mat_3.1, whole genome shotgun sequence genomic DNA:
- the LOC102906458 gene encoding lysophosphatidic acid receptor 4 — translation MGDRRFIDFQFQDLNSSLRPRLGNATANNTCIVDDSFKYNLNGAVYSVVFILGLITNSASLFVFCFRMKMRSETAIFITNLALSDLLFVCTLPFKIFYNFNRHWPFGDTLCKISGTAFLTNIYGSMLFLTCISVDRFLAIVYPFRSRTIRTRRNSAIVCAGVWILVLSGGISASLFSTTNVNNATTTCFEGFSKRVWKTYLSKITIFIEVVGFIIPLILNVSCSSVVLRTLRKPATLSQIGTNKKKVLKMITVHMAVFVVCFVPYNSVLFLYALVRSQAITNCLLERFAKIMYPITLCLATLNCCFDPFIYYFTLESFQKSFYINTHIRMESLFKTETPLTPKPSLPAIQEEVSDQTTNNGGELMLESTF, via the coding sequence atgggtGACAGAAGATTTATTGACTTTCAGTTCCAAGATTTAAATTCAAGTCTCAGACCCAGGTTGGGCAATGCAACTGCCAATAATACTTGCATTGTTGATGATTCCTTCAAGTATAATCTGAATGGTGCTGTCTATAGTGTTGTGTTCATTCTGGGTCTAATAACCAACAGTGCCTCTCTGTTTGTCTTCTGCTTCCGCATGAAAATGAGAAGTGAGACTGCTATTTTCATCACCAATCTGGCCCTCTCTGATTTGCTTTTTGTCTGTACCCtacctttcaaaatattttacaacttTAATCGCCACTGGCCTTTTGGTGACACCCTTTGTAAGATCTCAGGGACCGCCTTCCTCACCAACATCTACGGGAGCATGCTTTTCCTCACCTGCATTAGTGTGGATCGTTTCCTAGCCATTGTCTATCCCTTCCGATCTCGTACCATTAGGACCAGGAGGAATTCTGCCATTGTGTGTGCTGGAGTCTGGATCCTAGTCCTCAGTGGTGGTATTTCAGCCTCTTTGTTCTCCACCACTAATGTCAACAATGCGACCACCACCTGCTTTGAGGGCTTCTCCAAACGTGTGTGGAAGACATACCTGTCCAAGATCACCATATTCATTGAAGTTGTCGGGTTCATCATTCCTCTGATATTGAATGTTTCTTGCTCTTCTGTGGTGCTGAGAACCCTCCGCAAGCCTGCAACATTGTCTCAAATCGGGACCAATAAGAAAAAAGTGTTGAAGATGATCACAGTACATATGGCAGTTTTTGTGGTATGCTTTGTGCCATACAACTCTGTTCTCTTTTTATATGCCTTGGTACGCTCACAAGCCATTACTAATTGCTTATTGGAAAGGTTTGCAAAGATAATGTACCCAATTACCTTGTGCCTTGCAACTCTGAACTGTTGCTTTGATCCTTTTATCTATTACTTCACCCTTGAATCCTTTCAGAAATCCTTCTATATCAATACACATATAAGGATGGAGTCCCTGTTTAAGACTGAGACACCCCTGACCCCAAAGCCTTCCCTTCCAGCTATTCAAGAGGAAGTTAGTGATCAAACAACAAATAATGGTGGTGAATTAATGCTGGAATCCACCTTCTAG